CAAAGCTTCCAACTCTTCAAGGCGCAGGCGAACATTTTCTTCCTCCGTGAGCCCTTCTTGGATAGCAATTCTCAAAGAAGGAATTTGTTGCTCAAGGGGCAGAACAGCTTCTACACCATAGACCAAGGCATATGGTGTGGCTTGCGTCGGAGTTCGGTATGTGATGCGATAGGCCCAAAGAGTTTCGCCTATCCTTTCGTGCCAATCCTTCTTTGACTTTGCCACCACTTTCTTCAACAAGTTACATAAAGTTTTGTTGAATGCCTCTGCGAGACCATTGGCTGGGGCATTATACATGGAGGACTTGCGTTGCTTGAGATTaaatttctcacataacttATCCATCAAGCCATTGGAGAAGGATTTTCCATTATCAGTGATAATGTACCGGGGAACTCCATAACGGTAAATAATATTCACACGAATAAAATTCACCACATCTTCCTTTCTAACTTGCTTGAGCGGTATGGCTTCAGCCCACTTAGAAAAGTAGTCGGTCGCAGCCAATATATATAAGTGTTGACCGGATGACTTTGGTAATGGCCCCACAACATCAAGGCCCCAAGCATCAAAAGGCCAAGAAGCAACGGTCGGGTGTAACGGCTCAGGTGGTTGATGAATGTAATTTGCATGAAACTGGCAAGCTTGACATCTTTGAGCATATTCTATGCAATCTTTGACCATAGTAGGCCAATAGTAGCCCATCCTTTTAATCCGAAAATGTAACTTGGGACCGGATTGATGTGCTGCACATATTCCAGAAAGTGCTTCGTGCATCGCCCGATATGCCTCGTCTTCGTTTAGACAGCGCAACAGTACACCTTCAAATGATCTTCGGTACAGCGTGTCCTTGTACAAGATAAAACGAGGGGCTCGACGACGGATGTCAATTCTTCTACGTTGCTCCTCAGGTAATTTTTGATACTTGAGATAATCAACGAGGGGTTGTCTCCAATCTTCTTTGTCAATTTCATAGGTTGAGACCACATGAGCGTCGCCTCCTTCAatattttcatcatcaatcagTGATGGAACTACCCACTTTCGGCACACACGGACTTGTATATCATGATCCGGCATGGTAAGTGAAGAGGCTAGCGCAGCTAATGCATCAGCTTGCTTATTTTCCCTTCTAGGAACATGCTTAATACTTGCACCTCCAAGCCGCCTCATTAGTTGCGTTGCATATTTGTGATACGGAATTAACTCGGACtttttgacttcataacttcCCAAGAGTTGGTTAACCACTAATTGAGAGTCACCATAGATTTGAATGTCCAACTGTTCCATATCAACAGCTATTTCAAGTCTGAGTATGAGAGCTTGATACTCAGCGACATTGTTTGAACAATGATGACTTAGAGTAAAAGAGTATAGCAATATCCCTCCATCAGGAGTCACGAATACAATCCCTGCTCCAGCTCCATGACGATGAGCCGCACCATCAAAATACATCTTCCATGGTGGACGAATCTCGATAAGGAGTACATCCTCATCCGGTAAGTCATCACTTAGTTCCCATTCAGCAGGTATCGGGTGATCAGCAAGAAAATCTGCCAGAACTTGTCCCTTCACAGCTTTTTGAGGcacataaataatttcaaactgtTGTAGTTGAAGATACCATCTAGCTAGACGGTCGGACAGCACTGGTCTGCTCATCACATATTTTATGGGATTCGCCCTGGAAATGAGCCTCACACTATGCGCTTGAAAGTAGTGCTTTAACTTCTGTATTGCAAAAATAAGGGCTAAGCACAACTTTTCAATTGGCGAGTAATTTAGTTCGTTGGGGGTCATCATTCTGCTTAAATAATAAAGGGCAACCtcctttccttcattattttcttgagCGAGCAATGCCCCCATCGATCGTTCTTGGGCGGCAATATAAAGGAGTAAGGGCTTTCCATGAATAGGTGCAGCCAACACAGGTGCTTTCATAAGATAAGACTTAATGCTATTGAATGCATTACTACATGCCTCATCCCATTGAAATGGCACATCTTTCTTCATCAATCGACTAAATGGCTGACACCTTCCTGCTAAATTTGAGATAAATCTCCGCAGATAAGCTAATCGCCCTTGAAGACTTTTCAATTCATGAATGTCACGAGGTTCAGGCATCCTCAATATAGCATCAATTTTGGCCTGATCAATTTCAATGCCTCGATGGCGaaccacaaaaccaagaaatttccccGACGTGACTCCAAATGCACACTTGAGAGGGTTCATTTTGAGTTGATACCTTCTCAACCGATCGAAAACTTGTCTCAAATCCTCCAAgtgattatttcttttctttgatttcacaaCTAAATCATCCACATAACACTCGATATTCTTATGAAGCATGTCGTCAAAGATACTTTGCATTGCTCTTTGATATGTGGCACCAGCATTTTTGAGACCAAAGGGCATCACTTTATAACAATAAATACCCTTAGGAGTACGAAATGCAGTGAGCTCCTCATCCTCCGGTGCCAATCGAATTTGATTATATCCAGAAGAGCCATCCATAAACGACAGAACTTCATGCCCAGTAGTTGCATCAATCATGAGTTCAGTGATTGGTAAAGGGAAGTCATCTTTGGGACAAGCATTGTTAACATCCCTGAAATCGACACAAATGCGGATTTGTCCATTCTTCTTTCGCACAGGCACGATACTCGAAATCCATGTGGGATATTTAACTTCACGAATAAACCCGGCTTCAATGAGTTTATTGACTTCAATTTCGATCAACGGAATCAAATCGGGTCTAAATCGCCGTTGTGCTTGCTTCACAGGTCGAACTCCCTTTTTAACAGCCAAATGGTGGACGGCCACTTTTGGGTTTAAATCCGGCATTTCTTTATAAGTCCATGCAAAAATATCTTGATACTCCCACAAGAGTTCAATATATGCCTTCTCTTCGTCAGGACTCAATGAAGCACTTacatatattggacgtgggttCTCTGAAGTACCAAGATTGACCTCCTTTAGATCATCCACAGTGGCCTTAACACCTTCCTCCAATTCAGGTGGAGCCTCTtcagcatcttcttcttcttcaggcGAGTCACCGTCAATTAtagttatatgattgcatgaaGCAACACTCTCTTCATCATCCTCTTTTGGTCTTGTGTACACCACGGTATGCTCCCTGACCCTCAATTCAGTCCCACACTTTATTACAAGATCTGTGCATCTTCTCATTCTCGAAGGAATGCTACTACCGAATTTATGAGAACCATTAGAAGGTTTTTCAAGATTTTGCAATGACTTTGCCATTTTTCCTTTACTCTTATGAGAGTATTGAGGCTTTTGTCTTCTTTGTGGTCCTAATCTCTTAAAAACAGATACCCGTGGAGTTTTATTCTCCTTTTCATGAAAAGCTTGAAATTTACCAACTATTTGAGAAGACTCATCCTCTATAGCAATATATTGGCTACTAACTCTATTGATCTTGATGCGGATTGGTGTAGGAGAAGAGTAGCCAAGGCCAAATTTGGGATTTTCAACAGCGTATCCCTTTTCCTTCAACATCTTTTGGGTAGAATTCAACCCATGAATCATGTCACTAGTAGATTGACGAGATGGAACATTTAACACCGCAGATTCTTTGAGATCGTATCCAGCCTTAGCGAGAAGCTTATAAGCGAtaggatcaaaaccttctttaGTTCTTGACTTTGGTATGGTGTCTTGTTCAACTTCAGATTCTTTGCTTAAAAAGTTAGACCTTTTAAGTTGAGAAGATGACGCCTTTTTTGTATCAAGATGAGCTACCGGAAGAGTCAAATCTTTTAGAGTTTCATGCTGAATTGCAGGTGACTGTCCCTGTTCCATTCTTGATTTGGGAGGGCAACGAAAGACAACTGATTCATTGTGTGGCAATGAAACATCAGTTTCTTCACGAACTTCctcttttgatttcaaaatcaTCACTTTCTCCCCTTTTGCATTTGGAGATTCGGGGTTCTGGATTTTATCCCCAGATAGAGGTTGCTCAGATTTATCCTTCGCAATGTGccttttgatgtaaaatttggcATCGGCGATATATGTTTCCGCCTCAGTGAAAGGATTATCATCAGCTTTCACACTTCTTGCCACCCCGTTTTGACAGTACTTGAAGCATTGATGAAGAGTTgaaggtacaactccattttcatGAATCCAGGGCCTTCCCAACAATACATTGTATGTTGTTTTAGCATCTATCACATACAATAGTGCTCTGGA
Above is a genomic segment from Coffea eugenioides isolate CCC68of chromosome 5, Ceug_1.0, whole genome shotgun sequence containing:
- the LOC113771142 gene encoding uncharacterized protein LOC113771142, giving the protein MIQGFNQGGQRALGSLNLEIIIDDMTSRALLYVIDAKTTYNVLLGRPWIHENGVVPSTLHQCFKYCQNGVARSVKADDNPFTEAETYIADAKFYIKRHIAKDKSEQPLSGDKIQNPESPNAKGEKVMILKSKEEVREETDVSLPHNESVVFRCPPKSRMEQGQSPAIQHETLKDLTLPVAHLDTKKASSSQLKRSNFLSKESEVEQDTIPKSRTKEGFDPIAYKLLAKAGYDLKESAVLNVPSRQSTSDMIHGLNSTQKMLKEKGYAVENPKFGLGYSSPTPIRIKINRVSSQYIAIEDESSQIVGKFQAFHEKENKTPRVSVFKRLGPQRRQKPQYSHKSKGKMAKSLQNLEKPSNGSHKFGSSIPSRMRRCTDLVIKCGTELRVREHTVVYTRPKEDDEESVASCNHITIIDGDSPEEEEDAEEAPPELEEGVKATVDDLKEVNLGTSENPRPIYVSASLSPDEEKAYIELLWEYQDIFAWTYKEMPDLNPKVAVHHLAVKKGVRPVKQAQRRFRPDLIPLIEIEVNKLIEAGFIREVKYPTWISSIVPVRKKNGQIRICVDFRDVNNACPKDDFPLPITELMIDATTGHEVLSFMDGSSGYNQIRLAPEDEELTAFRTPKGIYCYKVMPFGLKNAGATYQRAMQSIFDDMLHKNIECYVDDLVVKSKKRNNHLEDLRQVFDRLRRYQLKMNPLKCAFGVTSGKFLGFVVRHRGIEIDQAKIDAILRMPEPRDIHELKSLQGRLAYLRRFISNLAGRCQPFSRLMKKDVPFQWDEACSNAFNSIKSYLMKAPVLAAPIHGKPLLLYIAAQERSMGALLAQENNEGKEVALYYLSRMMTPNELNYSPIEKLCLALIFAIQKLKHYFQAHSVRLISRANPIKYVMSRPVLSDRLARWYLQLQQFEIIYVPQKAVKGQVLADFLADHPIPAEWELSDDLPDEDVLLIEIRPPWKMYFDGAAHRHGAGAGIVFVTPDGGILLYSFTLSHHCSNNVAEYQALILRLEIAVDMEQLDIQIYGDSQLVVNQLLGSYEVKKSELIPYHKYATQLMRRLGGASIKHVPRRENKQADALAALASSLTMPDHDIQVRVCRKWVVPSLIDDENIEGGDAHVVSTYEIDKEDWRQPLVDYLKYQKLPEEQRRRIDIRRRAPRFILYKDTLYRRSFEGVLLRCLNEDEAYRAMHEALSGICAAHQSGPKLHFRIKRMGYYWPTMVKDCIEYAQRCQACQFHANYIHQPPEPLHPTVASWPFDAWGLDVVGPLPKSSGQHLYILAATDYFSKWAEAIPLKQVRKEDVVNFIRVNIIYRYGVPRYIITDNGKSFSNGLMDKLCEKFNLKQRKSSMYNAPANGLAEAFNKTLCNLLKKVVAKSKKDWHERIGETLWAYRITYRTPTQATPYALVYGVEAVLPLEQQIPSLRIAIQEGLTEEENVRLRLEELEALDEKRLEAQQNLECYQARLSRAFNKKVRRRSFQVGDMVLAVRRPIVMTHRTKDKFVSKWDGPYIVREVYTNGAYKLVDKDGVKVGPINGKFVKLYMP